In Rhizobium jaguaris, a single window of DNA contains:
- a CDS encoding ATP-binding cassette domain-containing protein — translation MSDVGDRNGGNDLVRFEGVTKRFDVAKPALDAITGAVRGGEITGLVGPDGAGKTTLIRLMTGLMLPESGTVQVLGFDTRKDPAAIQAGIGYMPQRFGLYEDLSVQENLDLYADLRGLPRHERAATFDELLAFTDLKRFTSRLAGKLSGGMKQKLGLACALLKKPKLLLLDEPGVGVDPISRRDLWKMVENLTEEGIGVVWSTAYLEEAEACDRVFLLSEGKLLFSGEPKDLTARAAGRVFRVSGIPGRRRQMLTKLLDEDGVVDGVIQGDAIRLVTVKDRETRFSAAGDAEVTAAEPRFEDAFIDMLGGGPGGRSRLAETQRSFTVEGEKPVIEARALTKRFGDFTAADNITFDIPRGQIFGLLGPNGAGKSTTFKMLCGLLKPTNGEGRIAGFDLRRDTAEARNRLGYMAQKFSLYGDLSVSQNLQFFAGVYGLHGAHKRERVDLMTSIFDFRSRQSMSAKVLPLGLKQRLALACAVMHEPEVLFLDEPTSGVDPITRREFWTHINGLVEKGVTVLVTTHFMDEAEYCDRISLIYRGRSIALGSPDELKARVANAENPDPTMEDAFIALIQASEEERMAA, via the coding sequence ATGAGCGACGTGGGCGACAGAAACGGCGGCAACGACCTTGTCCGGTTCGAAGGGGTCACAAAGCGGTTTGACGTGGCAAAGCCGGCGCTTGACGCCATCACCGGCGCGGTCCGAGGTGGCGAGATAACCGGCCTCGTCGGTCCGGATGGCGCCGGCAAGACGACGCTTATCCGCCTGATGACGGGGCTGATGTTGCCGGAAAGCGGAACCGTGCAGGTTCTCGGCTTCGACACGCGCAAAGACCCCGCCGCGATTCAGGCGGGGATCGGCTATATGCCGCAGCGCTTCGGGCTCTACGAGGATCTGTCGGTTCAGGAAAATCTCGATCTCTATGCCGATCTGCGCGGGCTGCCCAGGCATGAAAGGGCCGCGACCTTCGACGAGTTGCTTGCCTTTACTGACCTCAAGCGCTTCACCAGCCGCCTCGCCGGCAAGCTTTCCGGCGGCATGAAGCAGAAGCTCGGCCTTGCCTGTGCGCTTCTCAAGAAACCGAAGCTGTTGCTGCTTGACGAGCCCGGTGTCGGCGTCGATCCCATTTCGCGGCGCGATCTCTGGAAAATGGTCGAAAACCTGACGGAGGAAGGCATCGGCGTGGTCTGGTCGACCGCCTATCTCGAAGAAGCCGAGGCCTGCGACCGCGTGTTCCTGCTGAGCGAAGGCAAATTGCTTTTTTCCGGTGAGCCGAAGGATCTGACCGCGCGAGCAGCCGGCCGCGTCTTTCGGGTCAGCGGCATCCCCGGAAGGCGTCGCCAGATGCTGACAAAACTCCTCGATGAAGACGGCGTGGTCGACGGTGTCATTCAAGGAGACGCAATAAGACTTGTCACGGTCAAAGACAGGGAAACCCGGTTTTCGGCGGCCGGAGATGCCGAAGTCACGGCTGCGGAGCCGCGTTTCGAAGATGCATTCATCGACATGCTGGGCGGCGGACCGGGCGGACGCTCGCGACTGGCCGAGACGCAGCGCAGCTTTACGGTCGAAGGCGAGAAACCCGTGATCGAGGCGCGTGCTTTGACCAAACGCTTCGGCGATTTCACCGCGGCCGACAACATTACCTTCGACATCCCGCGCGGACAGATCTTCGGATTGCTTGGCCCTAACGGCGCCGGTAAGTCGACGACGTTCAAGATGCTATGCGGCCTGCTGAAGCCGACGAACGGCGAGGGCCGGATTGCGGGTTTCGACCTGCGTCGCGACACCGCCGAGGCACGCAATCGTCTTGGCTATATGGCTCAGAAATTCTCGCTCTACGGCGATCTCAGCGTTTCCCAGAACCTGCAATTTTTCGCCGGTGTTTACGGCCTGCACGGTGCGCACAAGCGCGAGCGTGTCGACCTGATGACATCGATCTTCGATTTTCGTTCTCGGCAATCCATGTCGGCGAAGGTCCTGCCGCTCGGGCTGAAACAGAGGCTGGCGCTTGCCTGCGCGGTGATGCACGAGCCGGAGGTGCTCTTCCTTGACGAGCCGACTTCCGGCGTGGATCCGATCACGCGGCGGGAATTCTGGACCCATATCAATGGGCTCGTCGAAAAGGGCGTCACGGTCCTCGTCACCACGCATTTCATGGACGAGGCCGAATATTGCGATCGCATTTCGCTGATCTATCGCGGGCGCTCGATAGCACTAGGCTCGCCTGACGAGTTGAAGGCCAGGGTCGCCAATGCGGAAAACCCCGATCCGACGATGGAAGATGCCTTCATCGCCCTCATCCAGGCATCGGAGGAGGAAAGGATGGCTGCATGA
- a CDS encoding COG4315 family predicted lipoprotein: MKTLLVSIGLLAATALSAFAAEPVKMVDTKMGKIMTTDKGMTLYMFDKDTKGKSNCDAACLKKWPAFHAAATAKAEGEWSLVKAADGKEMWAYSGKPLYTYSGDKKAGDMSGDGVGGVWHVAK; this comes from the coding sequence ATGAAAACGCTGCTAGTCTCGATAGGCCTTTTGGCTGCTACCGCTCTTTCGGCTTTTGCCGCCGAGCCCGTCAAGATGGTCGATACGAAAATGGGTAAGATCATGACCACGGATAAGGGCATGACCCTATACATGTTCGACAAGGATACCAAAGGTAAATCAAACTGTGATGCGGCCTGCCTGAAGAAGTGGCCGGCCTTCCATGCCGCTGCCACAGCCAAGGCTGAAGGCGAGTGGTCGCTGGTCAAAGCCGCCGATGGTAAGGAGATGTGGGCCTATAGCGGCAAACCGCTCTACACATATTCCGGGGACAAAAAAGCCGGTGACATGAGCGGCGACGGCGTTGGCGGCGTTTGGCATGTGGCCAAGTGA
- a CDS encoding LysR family transcriptional regulator, with product MDYLNDMALFVEVVKTRSFRRAADALDMPNSTLSRRISLLEEGIGLRLLHRTTRKIELTEAGQLYYERCKRIVDEARLAHEELGNMVAQPSGVLRVSLPVDFATTYLAPLLPEFVALYPGIRFDLDLTPRNVDLVAEPFDLAIRMGTPETSNLIVRVITRVSAKLYASPNYLEANGDPVHPSELERHECLTMNTTPVWKMFTDMETFEAKATSRFRVNSVAMIRRLAGFGMGIAFLPERVVAEEVASGQLRNILPDWQGSPGSVYAVTETRLLPAKAQRFIEFLREKLKDS from the coding sequence TTGGATTATCTGAACGACATGGCACTGTTCGTCGAAGTGGTGAAGACGCGCAGTTTCCGCCGTGCGGCCGATGCGCTCGACATGCCAAACTCCACATTGTCGCGCCGGATCAGCCTACTGGAAGAAGGAATTGGATTGCGGCTCCTGCATCGGACGACCCGCAAGATCGAACTGACGGAAGCCGGGCAGCTCTACTATGAGCGATGCAAACGAATCGTGGACGAGGCCCGGCTCGCGCACGAAGAACTCGGCAATATGGTCGCCCAGCCAAGTGGCGTGCTGCGTGTGTCGCTTCCGGTAGATTTCGCGACGACCTACCTCGCTCCGCTGCTTCCGGAATTCGTAGCGCTCTATCCAGGCATTCGCTTCGACTTGGATTTGACGCCCCGCAATGTCGATCTCGTGGCAGAGCCGTTCGATCTAGCCATCAGGATGGGGACGCCAGAGACATCCAATCTCATCGTGCGTGTCATCACGCGTGTGTCTGCGAAGCTATACGCGTCGCCCAACTATCTCGAGGCAAACGGAGACCCCGTCCACCCTTCGGAGCTCGAAAGACATGAGTGTCTGACGATGAACACGACGCCCGTCTGGAAGATGTTTACGGACATGGAAACCTTCGAGGCGAAGGCTACGAGTCGTTTTAGGGTCAACAGCGTCGCCATGATCCGGCGGCTGGCCGGGTTTGGCATGGGCATCGCCTTCCTTCCCGAGCGCGTCGTCGCGGAAGAAGTGGCCAGCGGACAATTGCGAAACATTCTTCCGGATTGGCAGGGATCACCAGGGTCGGTGTATGCGGTGACGGAGACCCGCTTGCTTCCTGCGAAGGCGCAGAGGTTTATCGAGTTCCTGCGTGAGAAACTGAAAGACAGCTAA
- a CDS encoding aldo/keto reductase, with protein MQKRKLGQGLEVSALSLGAMGYGKARELPDRAEMIALMRTAVERGMDFFDTAEVYGPFTNEEMVGEAFEPLRDQVKIATKFGWDIDPDTGVHHGGVNSKPDHIRRAVDGSLRRLRTDHIDLLYQHRVDPEVPMEDVAGVVKDLITQGKVRWFGLSEAGAGSIRRAHAVQPVAALQSEYSLWTREPEAEIIPVLEELGIGLVPFSPLGKGFLTGKIDVGTELDKSDMRNSIPRFAPDAREANQKLVDLLRHIGEKRGVTPAQVALAWLLVQKPWIVPLFGTRKLERFDENIGSLAVELTREDLAEIKAANIKVQGARYPDEHMRRVDL; from the coding sequence ATGCAGAAACGCAAACTCGGACAGGGCCTTGAGGTCTCGGCGCTTTCACTTGGCGCCATGGGATATGGCAAGGCGCGCGAATTGCCTGACAGGGCTGAGATGATCGCCCTCATGCGCACGGCAGTCGAACGTGGAATGGACTTCTTCGATACGGCCGAAGTCTATGGCCCTTTCACCAATGAGGAGATGGTCGGCGAGGCGTTCGAACCGCTGCGAGACCAAGTCAAAATCGCAACCAAGTTCGGCTGGGATATCGATCCAGATACGGGCGTCCATCATGGCGGGGTTAACAGCAAGCCCGATCACATTCGCCGCGCCGTCGACGGTAGTCTGAGGCGCCTGAGGACGGATCACATCGATCTGCTCTATCAGCACCGGGTCGATCCGGAAGTGCCGATGGAGGACGTTGCGGGCGTCGTGAAGGATCTGATTACGCAGGGCAAGGTCCGCTGGTTCGGCTTGTCGGAGGCAGGCGCCGGCTCGATCCGCCGCGCCCACGCCGTCCAGCCGGTCGCCGCCCTCCAGAGCGAATATTCTTTATGGACACGCGAGCCCGAGGCCGAAATCATTCCGGTGCTCGAGGAACTCGGCATCGGCCTTGTCCCCTTCAGTCCGCTGGGCAAGGGATTCCTGACCGGAAAGATCGATGTCGGCACGGAACTGGACAAGTCGGATATGCGCAACAGCATCCCGCGCTTTGCGCCGGATGCGCGGGAGGCCAACCAGAAGCTCGTCGATCTCCTCAGACATATCGGCGAAAAGCGGGGTGTGACTCCGGCACAGGTGGCACTTGCCTGGCTGCTCGTCCAGAAGCCGTGGATCGTTCCGCTCTTCGGGACCCGTAAACTTGAGCGATTTGACGAGAATATCGGTTCCCTGGCGGTCGAATTGACGAGAGAGGACCTTGCCGAAATCAAAGCTGCCAACATCAAGGTCCAAGGTGCGCGCTATCCCGACGAACATATGCGCCGCGTCGACCTCTAA
- a CDS encoding CerR family C-terminal domain-containing protein codes for MKQRNDARSETARSDATREKLLENALDVFGRYGFDGASTRKITNAAGVNLQAIPYYFGSKEGLYIATAEYLADMIGQYVSGMRQRIAEQIAALDAAGAPLDEAQARLFLTEIVETMVVLFVSKRSEAWARFIIREQMEPTAAFERVYSGIMGPMLGLGRRLIGAIIADDPASENVRLRCLSFVGSLMVFRMANAAVLAQMEWDAIGEKEIVRLQQHARRLVVALGPARGEIS; via the coding sequence ATGAAACAAAGAAATGATGCAAGATCCGAGACCGCGCGCAGCGACGCCACGCGGGAAAAATTGCTCGAAAACGCCCTCGACGTTTTCGGTCGATATGGTTTTGACGGTGCTTCGACGCGCAAGATCACAAATGCGGCCGGCGTGAACCTTCAGGCGATCCCTTATTATTTCGGCAGCAAGGAAGGGCTTTACATCGCGACGGCCGAATATCTCGCCGACATGATTGGTCAGTATGTCAGCGGCATGCGGCAACGGATCGCGGAACAGATCGCAGCGCTCGATGCAGCGGGTGCGCCGCTCGACGAAGCGCAGGCTCGGCTCTTCTTGACCGAGATTGTCGAGACAATGGTCGTCCTTTTCGTCAGTAAGAGATCCGAAGCCTGGGCGCGTTTCATTATTCGCGAACAGATGGAGCCGACGGCGGCCTTCGAACGTGTCTATTCGGGCATCATGGGGCCGATGCTTGGCCTTGGGCGACGTCTTATCGGGGCGATCATCGCCGATGATCCTGCATCAGAAAATGTGCGCCTGCGTTGCCTGTCTTTCGTCGGCAGCCTGATGGTTTTCAGAATGGCCAATGCGGCGGTGCTCGCTCAGATGGAATGGGATGCCATCGGAGAGAAGGAGATCGTCAGATTGCAGCAGCATGCGCGCCGGCTTGTCGTCGCCCTCGGGCCGGCGAGAGGAGAAATATCGTGA
- a CDS encoding flavin monoamine oxidase family protein, which translates to MNSEPDIAIIGAGAAGIGAARRLGQTGLSVSIFDALPRLGGRAWTYKTSVGPLDLGCGWLHSGDRNPWTRIAEESGFKVDRGLTAWGRQFRNLGFPKAEQEEARRAFALWSNRVATAQLASDRAADALDPDGPWTAYLQALSGYISGDELERISVKDYAAYDEVSTDCNWRVPTGYGALISASLPAGIEPHLSTPVEALTTNERRIVLQTAGGAVRARTAILTVSTNVLAGSAILLPSALDPWREAAARLPLGNNEKLFLEIVGDSPFAPESHVLGDPHDPTTGTYYIRPFGSPVIECFLGGAGARVAAAEGQRAAFERAIGQLASLFGSSVRDCLRPLVASDWAHTPSIGGGYSHALPGHADARVALARPFDNRLFFAGEATHTSDFSTAHGGYESGIRAAEEAINALANDC; encoded by the coding sequence ATGAATTCAGAACCAGATATCGCAATCATAGGCGCCGGCGCAGCCGGCATCGGCGCCGCACGGCGCCTTGGCCAAACCGGGCTTTCCGTTTCAATCTTCGATGCCCTGCCGCGCCTTGGGGGCCGTGCCTGGACGTACAAGACATCCGTAGGGCCTCTCGATCTCGGCTGCGGCTGGCTGCACTCCGGCGATCGCAACCCATGGACACGTATCGCTGAAGAATCGGGATTTAAGGTCGACCGTGGCTTGACTGCCTGGGGCCGGCAATTTCGCAATCTTGGGTTCCCGAAAGCCGAACAGGAGGAGGCGCGACGTGCCTTCGCGCTATGGAGCAACCGAGTTGCGACGGCGCAGCTTGCCAGCGACAGAGCGGCGGACGCACTGGATCCCGACGGGCCTTGGACAGCCTATCTGCAGGCCCTGAGCGGGTATATCAGCGGCGATGAGCTTGAGCGCATTTCGGTGAAGGATTATGCGGCCTATGACGAAGTGTCGACCGATTGCAATTGGCGCGTACCCACCGGCTATGGTGCCCTGATTTCGGCAAGCCTGCCGGCCGGCATCGAACCTCATCTCTCCACCCCCGTGGAAGCGCTGACAACAAACGAGCGCCGCATCGTGCTCCAGACTGCAGGCGGGGCCGTGCGAGCCCGCACAGCCATTCTCACGGTTTCCACAAATGTTCTTGCCGGCAGCGCAATTTTGTTACCATCGGCGCTTGATCCATGGCGCGAGGCCGCAGCCCGCTTGCCGCTTGGCAACAACGAAAAGCTGTTCCTGGAGATTGTCGGCGATAGCCCCTTCGCGCCTGAAAGTCACGTTCTCGGCGATCCCCATGATCCGACGACCGGCACTTACTACATCCGCCCCTTCGGGTCACCGGTGATTGAATGCTTTCTCGGAGGAGCCGGTGCACGGGTCGCGGCCGCCGAAGGGCAACGTGCTGCGTTCGAGCGAGCGATAGGTCAACTTGCATCGCTTTTCGGCTCTTCCGTGCGCGATTGCCTTCGGCCACTCGTCGCTTCCGACTGGGCTCACACGCCATCGATCGGCGGTGGCTACAGCCACGCTTTGCCAGGTCATGCGGACGCTCGAGTTGCTTTAGCCCGGCCATTCGACAACCGGTTGTTCTTTGCAGGTGAAGCTACGCACACGAGCGATTTTTCGACTGCGCACGGTGGCTATGAAAGTGGTATTCGCGCCGCCGAGGAAGCGATTAACGCCCTCGCCAACGATTGCTGA
- a CDS encoding NAD(P)/FAD-dependent oxidoreductase: MSDRAGIIIVGAGECGARAALTLREKGYEEPITLIGEEFQLPYERPPLSKQALLADSVPQPRAVLSEAAMEERAIRHIAGTTASAIDKTMKHVLLADARRLPYDKLLLTTGAVPRRLPNAPAGPRVRYLRTINDALALRPWIATGMHVAVLGGGFIGLEVAASARSRGAEVTVIESQERVLQRGVPDAVAEVINSLHRRNGVSVRCGVTVSAINIDDQSVSIDFQDGERLEADVLVVGIGAQPRTELAELADIAIDNGIAVNEYLETSVKDIYAAGDCCSFPHSLYDGRRLRLEAWRNAQDQGIVAALNMLGSACSYDCVPYFWSDQFDHTLQIAGLVGEGRMTVRRDIGDDAFILFHLDDEQRLVAASGIGPGNKIAKDMRLSEMLIAKRIAPPIEALATGGNLKSLLPRAG, from the coding sequence ATGAGTGATCGAGCCGGTATCATCATCGTCGGAGCCGGCGAATGCGGGGCGCGGGCAGCGCTCACGCTAAGGGAAAAGGGCTATGAGGAGCCGATCACGCTGATCGGTGAAGAATTTCAGCTGCCTTACGAGCGCCCTCCTCTCTCCAAGCAAGCGCTATTGGCCGATTCTGTTCCGCAGCCGCGTGCGGTCCTCAGCGAGGCCGCCATGGAGGAGCGCGCGATCCGGCATATTGCCGGAACCACGGCATCCGCCATCGACAAGACGATGAAGCACGTCCTTTTGGCGGATGCCCGCAGGCTGCCTTACGACAAGCTGCTCCTGACGACGGGGGCAGTCCCCAGGCGTTTGCCGAATGCCCCCGCCGGTCCGCGCGTACGGTACCTTCGAACGATCAACGATGCTCTGGCCCTTCGTCCTTGGATAGCTACGGGCATGCATGTCGCCGTGCTCGGTGGAGGCTTCATCGGCCTGGAGGTTGCCGCATCGGCGCGCAGCCGCGGCGCAGAAGTTACAGTTATCGAATCTCAGGAACGCGTTCTCCAGCGCGGCGTACCCGATGCTGTTGCCGAAGTCATAAATTCTCTGCATCGCCGTAACGGAGTTTCGGTGCGATGCGGCGTAACGGTTTCAGCGATCAATATTGATGACCAGAGCGTTAGCATCGATTTTCAGGATGGGGAACGGTTAGAGGCAGACGTCCTTGTTGTCGGGATCGGTGCTCAGCCGCGCACGGAGCTCGCCGAGCTGGCGGACATTGCGATCGACAACGGAATCGCGGTCAACGAATATCTCGAGACTTCGGTGAAAGACATCTATGCCGCCGGCGATTGCTGCTCGTTTCCGCATTCCTTGTACGATGGGCGCCGGCTTCGTCTCGAAGCATGGCGAAACGCGCAGGATCAGGGCATCGTTGCCGCTTTGAACATGCTTGGCTCAGCATGCAGCTATGATTGCGTGCCTTATTTCTGGTCGGACCAGTTTGACCACACCCTTCAGATTGCGGGCCTCGTAGGTGAGGGGCGCATGACGGTTCGAAGAGACATCGGTGACGACGCTTTCATCCTGTTCCATTTGGACGATGAACAGCGGCTTGTCGCCGCTAGCGGCATAGGGCCTGGCAACAAGATCGCCAAGGATATGAGACTGAGCGAAATGCTGATTGCGAAGCGGATAGCCCCGCCGATAGAAGCACTAGCCACAGGTGGGAACTTAAAGAGTTTGCTGCCCAGGGCAGGCTGA
- a CDS encoding ABC transporter permease, with the protein MSPSPTATVSSRRERARRFAALVRKESFQIMRDPSSILIAFVLPIILLFLFGYGVSLDTQLTRVGLVMEETTPLTADLAASFSASRYFSVVSGRDRRQFEEDLVLSRVRGIIVIPANFTANYMAGDRPQLQVIVDGSDPNTANFVQNYAQGAVTNWQRQRQAEMMGGNPAIAVEQRFWFNPELTSRSFLVPGSIAIVMTLVGTLLTSLVVAREWERGTMEAMMATPVTAAELLAGKLLPYFVLGLTSMTLCVLLAVFLFGVPFRGSVLALYALSAVFLMPALGQGLLISAVTKNQFLASQLALISAFLPAFLLSGFLFEINSMPTVIRWITFIVPARYFIPSLQTVFLAGDIWPMFLQAIAIMFAMGCILFLLAARSTKKRIG; encoded by the coding sequence ATGTCCCCTTCCCCGACGGCAACCGTTTCCTCACGGCGCGAGCGCGCGCGCCGCTTCGCCGCGCTAGTGCGCAAGGAGAGCTTTCAGATCATGCGTGATCCGAGCAGCATCCTGATTGCTTTCGTGCTGCCGATAATCCTGCTCTTCCTGTTCGGATATGGCGTTTCGCTCGATACCCAATTGACGCGCGTCGGCTTGGTCATGGAGGAGACGACGCCGCTTACCGCTGACCTCGCCGCCAGCTTCAGTGCATCGCGCTATTTTTCCGTCGTCAGCGGTCGCGACCGCCGGCAGTTCGAGGAGGATCTCGTCCTTTCACGCGTCCGCGGCATCATCGTAATACCGGCGAACTTCACGGCGAATTACATGGCGGGCGATCGCCCGCAGCTTCAGGTCATCGTCGACGGCTCCGATCCCAACACTGCCAACTTCGTCCAGAATTATGCCCAAGGCGCGGTCACCAACTGGCAGCGACAACGGCAGGCGGAAATGATGGGAGGCAATCCGGCCATCGCTGTCGAGCAACGCTTCTGGTTTAACCCGGAACTTACCAGCCGCTCCTTCCTCGTGCCCGGCTCCATTGCGATCGTCATGACGCTGGTGGGGACATTGCTGACATCGCTGGTGGTGGCGCGCGAATGGGAACGCGGCACCATGGAGGCGATGATGGCGACGCCTGTAACGGCGGCCGAACTGCTTGCCGGCAAGCTGCTGCCCTATTTCGTGCTCGGCTTGACCTCAATGACACTCTGCGTCCTGCTCGCCGTCTTCCTCTTCGGCGTCCCGTTCCGCGGCTCGGTCCTGGCGCTTTACGCCTTGTCGGCGGTCTTCCTGATGCCGGCGCTGGGTCAGGGTCTGTTGATCTCGGCTGTGACCAAGAACCAGTTTCTCGCCTCGCAGCTTGCGCTGATTTCTGCGTTCCTGCCGGCTTTTCTGCTTTCGGGTTTTCTCTTCGAAATCAACTCGATGCCCACTGTCATCCGGTGGATCACCTTCATCGTGCCGGCCCGATATTTTATTCCTAGCCTGCAGACGGTCTTTCTTGCCGGCGACATCTGGCCGATGTTCCTGCAAGCGATCGCCATCATGTTTGCCATGGGCTGCATCTTGTTCCTGCTTGCCGCGCGCAGCACAAAAAAGAGGATCGGGTAA
- a CDS encoding ABC transporter permease: MWWSRLKALIIKELLAVLRDPKSRLILIGPPIVQLLVFSSAATLEVRNVDIALLNRDSGHWAQELVQRIEGTPTFRSISQVQNLTEIREAVDRQHVTAALVVDPDFSRDIEAGRPAGLQIILDGRRSNASQIVAGYLNQIVATLAAETPAGTHAAAKSVVVVPRNWFNPNLIFQWFMVPNLIASIALLIGLIVTALSIARERELGTFDQLMVSPLRTHEILIGKFIPPMMIGLFHMTIYILAAVFIFGVPLRGSLLLLYGSSLFYLASVAGLGLFISALSATQQQAILGAFLFLVPAMLLSGFATPIENMPSWLQPLTVINPLRYFLVIVKGVFLKDIPPAEVLNQTWPLVVIAAVTLSTASWLFRRRLE; this comes from the coding sequence ATGTGGTGGTCAAGGCTAAAGGCGCTCATCATCAAAGAGCTGCTGGCGGTGCTGCGGGATCCGAAGAGCCGCTTGATCTTGATCGGCCCACCGATCGTGCAGCTTCTGGTCTTTTCCTCCGCGGCAACTCTGGAGGTGCGCAACGTCGATATTGCGTTGCTGAATCGCGACAGCGGCCACTGGGCACAGGAACTTGTCCAGCGCATCGAAGGCACGCCGACTTTCCGAAGCATCTCGCAGGTACAAAATCTCACCGAAATACGCGAAGCGGTCGACCGGCAGCACGTCACCGCCGCCCTCGTCGTCGACCCGGATTTCTCACGCGATATCGAGGCAGGCAGGCCAGCCGGCCTGCAGATCATCCTCGACGGCCGACGTTCGAACGCCTCGCAGATCGTCGCCGGCTACCTCAACCAGATTGTGGCAACCCTTGCCGCCGAAACGCCAGCGGGGACGCACGCGGCTGCGAAATCCGTCGTCGTGGTGCCGCGCAATTGGTTCAATCCCAACTTGATCTTCCAGTGGTTCATGGTGCCGAACCTGATTGCCAGCATCGCGCTGCTCATCGGCCTCATCGTCACCGCGCTTTCCATTGCGCGTGAGCGGGAGCTCGGCACGTTCGATCAGCTCATGGTGTCGCCCTTGCGCACCCATGAAATCCTGATCGGCAAATTCATCCCGCCGATGATGATCGGCCTCTTTCACATGACGATCTATATTCTCGCGGCGGTCTTCATCTTCGGCGTGCCGCTGCGGGGCTCGCTGCTCCTGCTGTACGGTAGTTCGCTCTTCTATCTCGCTTCCGTCGCCGGTCTCGGCCTCTTCATTTCAGCGCTCTCCGCAACGCAGCAGCAGGCAATCCTCGGCGCCTTCCTTTTTCTGGTCCCCGCCATGCTGCTTTCAGGCTTCGCCACGCCGATCGAGAATATGCCGAGCTGGCTGCAGCCGCTGACCGTAATCAATCCCCTCCGCTATTTCCTGGTGATCGTCAAAGGCGTCTTTCTCAAGGACATCCCGCCTGCCGAGGTGCTCAATCAGACGTGGCCGCTCGTAGTGATCGCGGCGGTAACCCTCAGCACCGCGTCATGGCTATTCCGCCGCAGGCTTGAGTAG
- the hlyD gene encoding secretion protein HlyD, with the protein MNRIIPIAVVAIVAAGAAAWWSDAPAKLGWNWQQQQEFVLYGNVDIRQVSLGFRVNGKLSEVLVDEGDVLKSGTVLARLDAEPYDYAVRSAEANVAALRATLDKLKAGPRQTEIAQARASYEERLADLENANLAYDRAKQLRPQGNISEANMEQAAAARAMAAARADSANQALKLLEEGSRAEDIAAAEAQLKAAEATLATARTSLGDTELRAPNDGVILSRVHEPGSIVAPTDPVFVLSLTEPVWVRAYIAEPDLGRIHPGMKVKATSDTKPDEAYDGTIGFISPVAEFTPKSVETPELRTDLVYRLRVTIDKPGPDLRQGMPVTLHFPTLQAAEK; encoded by the coding sequence GTGAACAGGATCATTCCGATTGCTGTCGTCGCCATCGTTGCCGCCGGCGCAGCCGCCTGGTGGTCTGACGCTCCGGCAAAACTCGGCTGGAATTGGCAGCAGCAACAAGAGTTCGTGCTCTACGGCAATGTGGATATCCGCCAGGTCTCGCTAGGGTTTCGCGTCAACGGCAAGCTCAGTGAGGTTCTTGTCGACGAGGGCGACGTGCTAAAAAGCGGCACGGTGCTCGCCCGGCTTGACGCGGAGCCCTATGATTATGCCGTCCGCTCGGCCGAGGCCAATGTGGCAGCGCTGCGCGCCACGCTCGACAAGCTCAAGGCAGGGCCGCGCCAGACGGAAATCGCGCAGGCGCGCGCCTCCTATGAAGAGCGGCTTGCCGATCTGGAAAACGCCAATTTGGCCTATGACCGCGCCAAGCAATTGCGGCCCCAGGGGAACATATCCGAAGCTAATATGGAGCAAGCGGCGGCGGCGCGGGCCATGGCCGCGGCGCGCGCAGATTCCGCCAATCAGGCGCTGAAGTTGCTGGAAGAAGGCAGCCGCGCCGAAGATATCGCTGCGGCGGAAGCACAGCTAAAAGCTGCCGAGGCAACGCTCGCGACCGCACGGACCTCGCTTGGCGATACTGAACTGCGTGCCCCGAATGACGGTGTGATCCTCTCGCGTGTGCATGAGCCAGGCTCGATCGTGGCGCCGACCGACCCGGTCTTTGTACTGTCGTTGACCGAGCCTGTCTGGGTGCGCGCCTATATCGCCGAACCGGATCTCGGCCGGATCCACCCCGGCATGAAGGTCAAGGCGACGTCGGACACCAAGCCGGACGAAGCCTATGACGGCACGATCGGCTTCATTTCGCCCGTTGCAGAATTCACGCCGAAATCCGTGGAGACGCCCGAATTGCGGACGGATCTCGTCTATCGGTTGCGGGTCACCATCGACAAGCCCGGGCCTGATCTGCGCCAGGGCATGCCGGTAACGCTCCACTTCCCGACATTGCAGGCGGCGGAAAAATGA